From a single Deltaproteobacteria bacterium IMCC39524 genomic region:
- a CDS encoding menaquinol oxidoreductase: protein MSQVQPKPEEPPLPGREGLRLRIEARIRKQERASGNGLWSMVCFLLISFAAFNGFSFLPELSTEVRNFLGTPPPAEMISLALVVYAFSGIVRTLARMSRNIKPYLGLMHAAFFTAFYLFYHLSGALQDNFWAVFFAGISVMGLENYYLWTHSNAALHKERALLASMQEKRAGIE, encoded by the coding sequence ATGAGCCAGGTGCAGCCAAAGCCCGAAGAACCGCCCTTGCCGGGACGCGAAGGCTTACGGCTCAGGATCGAGGCGCGTATCCGCAAGCAGGAAAGAGCTTCCGGCAATGGGCTCTGGTCGATGGTCTGCTTCCTGCTGATCAGCTTCGCCGCCTTCAATGGGTTTTCCTTCTTACCCGAGCTCAGTACAGAGGTGCGCAACTTTCTTGGCACGCCGCCACCGGCAGAAATGATCAGCCTGGCCCTGGTCGTTTATGCCTTTTCCGGTATCGTCCGTACCCTTGCCCGCATGAGTCGCAACATCAAACCTTACCTCGGTCTGATGCACGCCGCGTTCTTTACCGCTTTCTATCTCTTCTACCATTTGTCGGGGGCGCTGCAGGATAACTTCTGGGCGGTTTTCTTTGCCGGAATCAGTGTGATGGGACTTGAGAACTATTATCTTTGGACACACAGCAACGCTGCTTTGCACAAGGAACGGGCGCTGCTCGCGAGTATGCAGGAGAAGAGGGCAGGGATCGAGTAG
- a CDS encoding ZIP family metal transporter yields MSEFFLQFNPVTQAFIATLFTWGVTAAGASLVFFTKDLNPKLMDSLLGFAAGVMIAASFWSLLNPGIEMAEQLGHTPWLTAAIGFMGGGIFMRLTDKFLPHLHPGLSTDKSEGVKTSWQRSTLLVLAITMHNIPEGLAVGVAFGAVAAGLPSATIGGAIALAIGIGIQNFPEGTAVSMPLRREGMSKGKSFFMGQASGMVEPIAGVVGALFVIYMQPILPYALCFAAGAMIFVVVEELIPESQRNYKNIDLVTMATMVGFSVMMILDVALG; encoded by the coding sequence ATGAGCGAATTCTTTCTACAATTCAATCCTGTCACACAAGCATTTATTGCGACTCTATTCACCTGGGGCGTCACCGCCGCAGGGGCCTCGCTGGTTTTTTTCACCAAAGATCTAAACCCTAAATTAATGGACTCTCTGCTCGGCTTTGCTGCTGGCGTGATGATCGCAGCCAGCTTCTGGTCTCTTCTCAACCCGGGGATAGAGATGGCGGAGCAGTTGGGACACACCCCCTGGCTGACTGCCGCAATCGGTTTTATGGGCGGCGGGATTTTCATGCGCCTGACCGATAAATTCCTGCCCCACCTGCACCCCGGGCTCAGTACGGACAAAAGCGAAGGGGTGAAAACCTCGTGGCAGAGAAGCACTCTGCTGGTGCTGGCAATTACCATGCACAACATTCCTGAAGGATTGGCCGTCGGAGTCGCCTTCGGTGCTGTTGCCGCCGGGTTGCCTTCGGCCACCATTGGTGGCGCCATTGCCCTGGCGATCGGCATCGGCATTCAGAATTTTCCTGAAGGCACGGCGGTATCAATGCCGTTACGCAGGGAAGGCATGTCTAAGGGGAAAAGCTTTTTCATGGGTCAGGCGTCCGGCATGGTCGAACCGATTGCCGGAGTTGTCGGCGCGCTGTTTGTCATCTACATGCAACCGATTCTTCCCTACGCACTCTGCTTTGCCGCCGGCGCCATGATTTTTGTGGTGGTGGAAGAACTCATTCCTGAATCACAGAGAAACTACAAGAACATAGACCTGGTCACCATGGCCACCATGGTCGGCTTCTCGGTCATGATGATCCTCGATGTGGCTTTGGGATAA
- a CDS encoding GFA family protein — protein MTTITGGCFCKAIHYRIKTGISMAVNCHCNVCRKAGGGAFSSHAVVRERRFEIVSGEENLSTFPLGESVTKHFCRHCGTPIFNSNKRYPGHRMVAVGTLDDPTMVTPSANIHCNSQLDWVTLDKQMQNFPQDYS, from the coding sequence ATGACGACAATCACCGGAGGCTGTTTCTGCAAAGCCATTCACTATCGGATCAAAACCGGCATCTCCATGGCGGTCAACTGCCACTGCAATGTCTGCAGAAAAGCTGGTGGCGGTGCTTTCTCCAGTCACGCTGTGGTCCGGGAGAGACGCTTTGAAATTGTCTCGGGAGAAGAAAACCTTTCAACCTTTCCTCTCGGGGAGAGTGTGACGAAACATTTCTGTCGCCATTGCGGAACTCCGATTTTCAACAGCAACAAACGTTATCCGGGGCATCGGATGGTTGCTGTCGGCACCCTTGACGACCCAACAATGGTCACACCAAGCGCCAACATCCACTGTAACAGCCAGTTGGACTGGGTCACTCTGGACAAGCAGATGCAGAACTTTCCACAAGACTACAGCTGA
- the cobO gene encoding cob(I)yrinic acid a,c-diamide adenosyltransferase — translation MPIQPKPIKIDKLEPKKPQGLVVVITGNGKGKTTSAMGMVLRASGHGFKSCIIQFMKGDLYTGEWDGVKRLDGLVELHATGMGFCGIQGNTYTHAEHRASAQAAIELATTKLTSGDYQIIILDEINNALKLKLVDLEQVLGLIKAKPAMVHMVLTGRNAHPEVIDLADTVSEVCEVKHAYQKDIEPQPGIDY, via the coding sequence ATGCCGATACAACCGAAACCAATCAAAATTGACAAGCTCGAACCGAAAAAACCCCAGGGCCTGGTCGTGGTGATCACCGGAAATGGCAAAGGTAAAACAACCAGCGCCATGGGGATGGTGCTGCGCGCCAGCGGCCATGGCTTTAAAAGCTGCATCATTCAGTTTATGAAGGGTGATCTTTACACCGGTGAGTGGGATGGGGTAAAGCGACTCGACGGTCTCGTAGAGCTGCATGCCACAGGTATGGGCTTTTGCGGTATTCAAGGCAACACCTACACCCACGCAGAACATCGTGCCAGCGCCCAGGCCGCCATTGAACTGGCCACGACAAAGCTGACCAGCGGCGATTATCAGATCATTATTCTGGACGAGATCAATAACGCCTTGAAACTCAAACTGGTCGATCTGGAGCAGGTGCTGGGTTTGATCAAGGCGAAGCCGGCGATGGTACACATGGTGTTAACTGGAAGGAATGCCCATCCGGAAGTCATCGATCTGGCGGATACGGTCAGCGAAGTCTGCGAAGTCAAACACGCCTATCAGAAGGATATCGAACCTCAACCGGGGATTGATTACTGA
- a CDS encoding LysE family translocator, protein MQDFTPYLGFIAVSLMIALSPGPSWAYTISTTLGHGRKAGMIGNLGNSTGILCHAVAVALGLAALLQYSSTAFHAIKFLGVAYLVYLAIKAFRGGASVSTATETIGTDNWKIFRNGAFVSIFNPKISLLMLALLPQFVDPTAQNPELHIAAMGAMHALTAGIVHTHLIFFSSGISRRLKKSGKVQKAMRWATGTVFLGFGARLALSDNY, encoded by the coding sequence ATGCAAGACTTCACACCCTATCTCGGGTTTATCGCGGTCAGTTTAATGATCGCATTATCGCCGGGCCCAAGTTGGGCTTACACCATATCGACGACTCTCGGCCATGGCCGCAAAGCCGGCATGATCGGCAATCTCGGCAATTCCACCGGCATCCTCTGCCATGCCGTTGCGGTCGCTCTCGGTCTTGCCGCCCTGCTGCAATATTCTTCAACAGCATTCCATGCAATCAAGTTCCTCGGTGTCGCTTACCTGGTTTACCTGGCCATCAAAGCCTTCCGAGGTGGTGCGAGCGTCAGCACTGCGACTGAAACGATCGGCACCGACAACTGGAAAATTTTCCGTAACGGCGCCTTTGTCAGCATCTTCAACCCAAAGATCTCCTTATTGATGCTGGCGCTGTTGCCTCAGTTTGTTGATCCTACTGCGCAAAATCCAGAACTGCATATTGCAGCCATGGGTGCCATGCACGCCCTTACGGCAGGCATTGTTCACACCCACCTGATCTTCTTTTCAAGCGGCATTTCACGTCGCCTCAAGAAATCCGGGAAAGTGCAGAAAGCCATGCGCTGGGCAACGGGAACGGTTTTCCTTGGTTTTGGCGCACGCCTGGCGCTATCGGACAACTACTAA
- a CDS encoding multidrug resistance efflux transporter family protein, protein MLRLMLLGLAAGMFFSATFILNRAMSLEGGHWYWSAALRYAYMIAFLGAGIRACKGAEYFGRVLSELKKNALFWVVSGTIGFGGFYALICFAADYSPGWVVATTWQMTIIASLFVLMLFGKKFSKKIWIYAAIVFCGVFLVNISQVERANITTLILGASPVLVAAFLYPLGNQLVWEAKQGRKGLPELDVALLDNAFVKVFLLSIGSLPFWLLLYPFTSATMPSQGQLINVALVALFSGVIATSLFLSARNGADNASKLAAVDATQSSEVIFALAGEALLLQASLPNAAAMLGILIACAGLIAFVRHEHN, encoded by the coding sequence ATGCTCCGTTTAATGCTCCTCGGTCTGGCCGCTGGCATGTTCTTTAGCGCGACCTTCATTCTAAACCGGGCCATGAGTCTCGAAGGCGGCCACTGGTACTGGTCGGCAGCGCTCAGGTACGCCTACATGATTGCATTTCTCGGCGCAGGGATCAGGGCCTGTAAAGGTGCTGAATATTTCGGGAGGGTTCTCTCCGAGCTTAAGAAAAATGCACTCTTCTGGGTCGTGAGCGGTACGATCGGCTTCGGCGGGTTTTACGCCCTGATCTGCTTTGCCGCGGATTATTCACCGGGCTGGGTGGTGGCAACCACCTGGCAGATGACGATCATCGCATCCTTGTTTGTGCTGATGCTCTTCGGGAAAAAATTTTCAAAAAAAATCTGGATTTACGCGGCCATTGTTTTCTGCGGGGTTTTTCTTGTCAACATCAGTCAGGTCGAAAGGGCAAACATCACGACCTTGATCCTGGGAGCCTCGCCCGTGCTTGTCGCAGCATTCCTCTACCCACTCGGCAATCAACTCGTATGGGAGGCCAAGCAGGGGCGCAAAGGCTTGCCTGAACTCGATGTGGCTCTGCTCGACAACGCCTTTGTCAAAGTGTTCCTGCTCTCTATCGGCAGCCTCCCTTTCTGGCTGCTGCTCTACCCTTTCACCAGCGCAACCATGCCTTCCCAAGGCCAGCTTATCAACGTCGCCCTGGTCGCCCTTTTTTCAGGTGTGATCGCCACCTCGCTCTTCCTCTCTGCTCGCAACGGCGCAGACAATGCCAGCAAGCTGGCCGCTGTTGATGCAACTCAATCAAGCGAAGTGATCTTTGCCCTGGCCGGAGAAGCTCTACTCCTGCAAGCCAGCCTGCCAAACGCGGCTGCGATGCTTGGCATACTCATCGCCTGTGCAGGGCTGATCGCGTTTGTCCGTCACGAGCATAACTAA
- the gltS gene encoding sodium/glutamate symporter, which translates to MEFENGILHISPFLSVTLGIVVLFVGKRVNNIVRFLKEFSIPEPVTGGLICSLLIALLYLVTGIEIEFELSARDFLLVYFFTTIGINASLKDLIKGGKPLVILLVITIAYMIVQNLTGISVAAAFGLAAPVGLLGGSVSLIGGHGTAIAWAPRIAADYGIGNAMEVGIACATFGLILASIMGGPIAKLLINRYKLQSPGEEPLTVGFSDTEQGGRISHLDFLDAILAIHVCAILGFVLNEQLENLGLQLPLFVTCLFAGILITNLIPENFPRISGTKWPSRMPAISLLADISLGTFLAMSLMSMQLWTLVDLAGPIFTILGAQFFVALATILFVVFPVMGKNYDAAVVCAGFGGISLGSTPTAMANMSAVSQRYGASHMAFIIVPLVCAFFIDLANAILIPFFLANF; encoded by the coding sequence ATGGAGTTCGAGAACGGCATCCTTCATATCAGTCCTTTCCTTTCTGTCACTTTGGGCATTGTCGTCCTGTTCGTCGGCAAACGTGTGAACAATATCGTACGGTTCCTCAAGGAGTTCAGTATTCCGGAGCCTGTAACCGGTGGACTGATCTGTTCCTTACTGATTGCATTGCTCTACCTAGTGACAGGCATCGAGATCGAATTCGAGCTCTCTGCACGTGACTTCCTGCTTGTCTATTTCTTCACCACTATCGGCATCAACGCTAGTCTTAAGGACCTGATAAAGGGCGGTAAACCACTTGTCATCTTGTTGGTCATCACAATCGCCTACATGATCGTTCAGAACCTGACGGGTATCTCGGTCGCAGCTGCCTTTGGGCTCGCAGCGCCGGTCGGCCTATTGGGTGGAAGCGTCTCCCTGATCGGTGGACACGGCACAGCTATCGCCTGGGCTCCGCGTATCGCCGCAGACTACGGCATAGGCAACGCCATGGAAGTCGGCATCGCTTGTGCCACCTTCGGCCTGATCCTCGCTAGCATAATGGGCGGCCCGATTGCCAAGCTACTCATCAATCGGTACAAGTTGCAGTCACCCGGCGAAGAGCCTCTGACGGTCGGGTTTTCAGATACAGAGCAAGGTGGCCGAATCAGCCACCTCGACTTTCTGGATGCAATCCTCGCCATACATGTCTGCGCCATCCTCGGTTTTGTACTCAACGAACAGTTGGAAAATTTGGGCCTGCAACTACCGCTATTTGTCACCTGTCTATTCGCCGGCATCCTGATAACCAACCTGATCCCGGAGAACTTTCCCCGTATCAGTGGCACCAAGTGGCCGAGTCGCATGCCCGCTATCTCTTTGCTCGCAGATATCTCATTGGGCACTTTCCTGGCGATGTCGTTGATGAGTATGCAACTCTGGACCTTGGTGGATCTAGCCGGGCCAATCTTCACAATTCTCGGTGCCCAATTTTTTGTTGCTCTGGCCACGATCCTGTTTGTCGTCTTTCCCGTTATGGGCAAGAACTATGATGCTGCTGTGGTCTGCGCTGGTTTCGGTGGAATCTCCCTCGGCTCCACACCAACCGCCATGGCTAACATGTCAGCCGTTTCACAGCGTTACGGTGCCTCACACATGGCATTCATTATCGTCCCGTTAGTGTGTGCTTTTTTCATAGACCTTGCCAATGCAATCCTCATCCCGTTTTTCCTGGCAAATTTCTGA
- a CDS encoding glutamine amidotransferase, with protein MKKIFIIKAGSTFPETAAKHGDFEEMTKRGLDSKDAKVSTVDACKGEDLPAPEKCLGVVITGAHCMVTDNLSWSLAIEAWIPALVRAKIPLLGICYGHQLLGRAMGGQVDVHPSGREVGTVEIRKTAAGCVDPLFKELPERFQAHATHAQSVLALPRESILLAENDFEAHHAFRIGPCAWGVQFHPEYNSHVMRDYLHKQEKLLTEAGQDVAALSQEICETPAANALLARFASLATKGTC; from the coding sequence ATGAAAAAAATATTCATTATCAAGGCGGGCTCAACGTTTCCCGAGACCGCAGCCAAACATGGCGATTTTGAAGAGATGACGAAAAGGGGCCTCGACAGCAAGGACGCCAAGGTGTCGACGGTCGACGCGTGCAAGGGAGAAGATCTGCCGGCCCCGGAAAAGTGTCTTGGTGTTGTCATCACCGGTGCGCACTGCATGGTCACCGATAATTTGTCATGGAGCCTGGCGATAGAAGCATGGATCCCGGCTCTGGTCCGGGCAAAGATACCGTTACTCGGAATCTGCTACGGTCATCAACTCCTCGGTCGCGCCATGGGCGGACAAGTCGACGTCCATCCCAGCGGCAGAGAGGTGGGTACGGTTGAGATCAGAAAGACGGCGGCTGGTTGCGTTGATCCCCTCTTCAAAGAACTCCCGGAACGATTCCAGGCACACGCCACCCACGCCCAATCAGTGCTCGCCCTTCCGCGCGAAAGCATTTTACTGGCTGAGAATGATTTTGAAGCACACCATGCGTTCCGCATCGGTCCCTGTGCCTGGGGGGTACAGTTCCATCCCGAGTACAACAGTCATGTCATGCGCGACTATCTTCACAAGCAGGAGAAACTCCTGACCGAAGCCGGGCAGGATGTTGCCGCACTCTCACAGGAGATTTGCGAAACACCGGCAGCTAACGCATTGTTGGCACGCTTTGCCTCCCTGGCAACGAAAGGCACCTGCTGA
- the rpsD gene encoding 30S ribosomal protein S4 has translation MAKFTGPKGKLVRRFGVNIYVNPKYDRLLERRSHGPGQHGPSQVRRKVSEYGQQLIEKQKLRNTYGLLEKQFRRLFRKAQQMRGITGENLLVLLETRLDSLVFRAGLGCTIMQARQLVNHGHIKVNGRRVDIASYRVRVGDQVTVRDTLASKALATRYLMENSRFGGAEWLAVDRDALTVSVNRLPQRDEIDANANEQLIVELYSK, from the coding sequence ATGGCAAAATTCACAGGTCCCAAAGGCAAGCTCGTCCGCCGTTTCGGCGTTAACATATATGTCAATCCCAAGTATGATCGCTTACTCGAAAGACGCAGTCACGGCCCAGGTCAGCATGGCCCCAGCCAGGTCCGGCGTAAGGTCTCAGAGTATGGGCAACAGCTGATCGAAAAGCAGAAATTAAGGAATACCTACGGCCTGCTGGAAAAACAGTTCCGCAGGTTGTTCCGCAAGGCCCAGCAGATGCGTGGCATTACTGGTGAAAATCTGCTGGTCCTCCTGGAGACCCGTCTTGACAGCCTGGTCTTTCGGGCCGGGCTCGGTTGCACCATCATGCAGGCGCGGCAGTTGGTGAATCATGGCCACATCAAGGTTAACGGCAGGCGGGTGGATATTGCTTCCTATCGGGTCAGGGTTGGCGATCAGGTTACAGTGCGAGACACGCTTGCGTCCAAAGCCCTGGCAACCCGTTACCTGATGGAGAATTCACGTTTTGGCGGTGCTGAGTGGCTCGCGGTGGATCGTGATGCGCTGACCGTTTCGGTGAATCGTCTGCCGCAACGCGACGAGATTGACGCTAACGCTAACGAGCAGTTGATCGTCGAACTCTACTCCAAGTAA